From the Dehalobacter sp. genome, one window contains:
- the rpmG gene encoding 50S ribosomal protein L33, translating to MRVAITLACTECKNRNYQSNKNKKNDPDRIEIKKYCRTCKAHTVHKETK from the coding sequence ATGCGTGTTGCAATCACATTGGCTTGTACTGAGTGCAAAAACAGAAATTATCAGTCCAATAAGAATAAGAAAAATGACCCAGATCGTATAGAGATCAAAAAATATTGCAGAACTTGCAAAGCTCATACTGTTCATAAGGAAACAAAATAG
- the rplL gene encoding 50S ribosomal protein L7/L12 — translation MSKTAEILEAVKGMTVLELAELVKAFEEEFGVSAAAPAAVMAAPAAGAAAPVAEEQTEFDVILTSAGAAKINVIKVVREITGLGLKEAKDLVDGAPKPVKEKIAKEEAEAIKAKLVEAGAGVDVK, via the coding sequence ATGTCCAAAACTGCTGAAATTTTAGAAGCCGTAAAAGGTATGACCGTTCTTGAGCTTGCTGAGCTCGTTAAAGCTTTCGAAGAAGAGTTTGGTGTAAGCGCTGCTGCTCCCGCAGCTGTTATGGCTGCCCCGGCAGCTGGCGCTGCTGCTCCTGTTGCTGAAGAGCAAACAGAATTTGATGTTATCCTGACCAGCGCTGGTGCTGCAAAGATCAACGTCATCAAAGTTGTTCGTGAAATCACTGGCCTGGGCTTAAAAGAAGCTAAAGATCTTGTTGACGGCGCACCGAAACCTGTCAAAGAAAAAATTGCCAAAGAAGAAGCTGAAGCCATCAAAGCTAAACTTGTTGAAGCTGGTGCCGGCGTAGACGTAAAATAA
- the secE gene encoding preprotein translocase subunit SecE produces the protein MAVAKKADTTGAKGGFLNRFKNPGKRFAFFREVGLELKKVHWPTRQTLLTYTGVVLVSVAIVALLIWIVDSGLTYAMTNLLGI, from the coding sequence ATGGCAGTGGCAAAGAAAGCAGATACCACAGGTGCAAAAGGCGGCTTTCTTAATAGGTTTAAGAACCCCGGAAAACGGTTTGCTTTTTTTCGTGAGGTTGGGCTTGAGCTGAAGAAAGTACATTGGCCGACTCGTCAGACGTTGCTGACGTATACCGGTGTCGTGCTTGTTTCTGTGGCAATTGTTGCTTTGTTGATTTGGATTGTAGACAGTGGTCTGACGTACGCAATGACCAACCTGCTTGGTATTTAA
- the rpoB gene encoding DNA-directed RNA polymerase subunit beta has protein sequence MVNPIKVGTRERASYARLREVLDMPNLIEIQQNSYEWFLKEGLREMFRDISPIQDFTGNLVLEFIDYSLGDPKYEVEECKERDVTFAAPLRVKVRLINKETGEVKEQEVFMGDFPLMTDKGTFIINGAERVIVSQLVRSPGVYYSETIDTSGKKLYGATIIPNRGAWLEFETDINDNIFVRVDRTRKLPATVLVRALGYSTNGRILEAFDDNENVKITLERDNTESTEEALVEIYKRLRPGEPPTVESARSLLESLFFDPRRYDLAKVGRYKLNNKLGLDIPKNIRHLTSEDIIASISRMLKIINGEGHIDDIDHLGNRRLRSVGELLQNQFRIGLSRMERVVRERMTIQDIEGITPQVLINIRPVVAAIKEFFGSSQLSQFMDQTNPLAELTHKRRLSALGPGGLSRERAGFEVRDVHHSHYGRMCPIETPEGPNIGLIGSLSTYGRINEYGFIEAPYRKVENGKVTDEIHYLTADEEEKYIIAQANAAVGENGEFLSEKIEARHGEDFVLVPPVNIQYMDVSPKQMVSIATALIPFLEHDDANRALMGSNMQRQAVPLLKTDAPYIGTGMEYKAAVDSGVCLVSPKEGTALRVTSDEIIIQNNDGTTTRNRLLKYTRSNQGTCINQKPIVVKGQRIDAGQVIADGPSTDNGELALGRNVLVAFMPWEGYNYEDAILISEKLVKEDYFTSIHIEEYEADARDTKLGPEEITRDIPNVGEDVLKDLDERGIIRIGAEVRPGDILVGKVTPKGETELTAEERLLRAIFGEKAREVRDTSLRVPHGEAGKVVDVKVFKRENGDELAPGVNQLVRVYIAQKRKISVGDKMAGRHGNKGVISRIMRQEDMPFMPDGTPIEIVLNPLGVPSRMNIGQVLETHLGWAAKALGMYIATPVFDGAREDDVFDTLRKAGLPGHGKSVLYDGRTGEPFDNEVTVGYMYMLKLHHLVDDKIHARSTGPYSLVTQQPLGGKAQFGGQRFGEMEVWALEAYGASFTLQEILTVKSDDVVGRVKTYEAIVKGENIPEPGVPESFKVLIKELQSLGLDVSVLSEEDQEIEIKDLDDDVTEAAHELGMDDQYSVIDVNDESGIGYDNEDETLDEDLDGDLNDKTEDFPVLSVPESDLGNDLVNDLDNDFSDNMDDDFDPDYK, from the coding sequence ATGGTGAATCCTATCAAAGTTGGAACAAGAGAACGGGCAAGTTATGCGAGGCTTCGGGAAGTTCTGGATATGCCCAACTTAATCGAAATTCAACAGAATTCCTACGAGTGGTTTCTGAAGGAAGGGCTTCGCGAAATGTTTCGCGACATTTCCCCAATTCAGGATTTTACCGGAAATCTGGTTTTGGAATTCATAGACTACAGCCTCGGCGATCCAAAATATGAGGTCGAGGAATGCAAAGAACGTGACGTTACGTTTGCAGCACCTCTCAGAGTCAAAGTACGCCTTATTAATAAGGAAACAGGAGAGGTTAAGGAGCAGGAAGTGTTCATGGGGGACTTTCCCCTGATGACCGATAAAGGCACCTTCATTATTAATGGTGCGGAACGTGTTATTGTCAGTCAGTTGGTAAGATCGCCCGGCGTTTATTATTCTGAAACAATCGACACCAGCGGTAAAAAACTTTACGGCGCAACAATTATTCCGAACCGTGGTGCCTGGCTGGAATTTGAGACAGATATTAATGATAATATTTTTGTCCGGGTTGACAGAACCCGTAAACTACCGGCTACGGTACTGGTCAGAGCCCTTGGCTATTCAACCAATGGCCGGATCCTCGAAGCGTTCGATGACAATGAGAACGTTAAAATTACGCTGGAAAGAGACAATACGGAATCAACGGAAGAAGCGCTAGTTGAGATTTATAAACGTCTTCGTCCTGGAGAACCGCCTACGGTGGAGAGTGCCCGCAGTCTTCTGGAATCCTTGTTCTTTGATCCCAGAAGATATGATCTGGCAAAAGTAGGCCGTTATAAGCTGAACAACAAACTGGGTCTGGATATTCCCAAGAACATACGGCATTTAACATCCGAGGACATCATCGCATCGATTTCTCGGATGCTTAAAATAATTAATGGTGAAGGACATATTGATGATATTGATCACCTTGGCAACAGACGTTTGCGTTCGGTTGGCGAGCTTCTTCAGAATCAGTTCAGAATCGGTCTCTCCCGTATGGAGAGAGTGGTAAGAGAGAGAATGACGATTCAGGACATTGAGGGGATTACACCTCAGGTGCTGATCAATATACGTCCAGTCGTGGCCGCAATTAAAGAGTTTTTTGGAAGCAGCCAGTTATCACAGTTTATGGACCAGACCAATCCACTGGCCGAGCTTACGCATAAACGCCGTCTCAGCGCGCTGGGACCTGGTGGTTTAAGCAGAGAGAGAGCCGGATTTGAAGTGCGCGACGTGCATCATTCCCACTATGGCCGGATGTGCCCGATTGAAACGCCTGAGGGTCCGAACATTGGTTTGATTGGTTCACTAAGCACATATGGACGCATTAATGAGTATGGCTTTATTGAGGCACCTTACCGCAAAGTAGAAAATGGCAAAGTGACGGATGAGATCCATTACTTAACAGCTGATGAAGAGGAAAAATATATTATTGCCCAGGCCAATGCCGCTGTTGGTGAAAATGGGGAGTTTTTAAGCGAGAAGATCGAAGCGCGCCACGGCGAAGATTTCGTCCTGGTTCCGCCGGTAAACATTCAGTATATGGACGTTTCGCCGAAGCAGATGGTATCGATTGCGACCGCCTTGATTCCATTCCTCGAGCATGACGATGCTAACCGTGCTCTGATGGGTTCCAACATGCAGCGTCAGGCTGTGCCTCTACTCAAAACAGATGCGCCGTATATTGGCACCGGCATGGAGTATAAGGCTGCTGTTGATTCCGGTGTCTGTCTGGTTTCTCCAAAAGAAGGAACTGCTTTACGGGTTACTTCCGATGAGATCATCATTCAAAACAATGACGGCACAACAACCCGGAATAGACTTTTGAAATACACGCGCAGCAACCAGGGAACCTGTATCAATCAGAAACCGATTGTTGTCAAAGGCCAGAGAATCGATGCTGGTCAGGTAATTGCCGACGGCCCGTCAACAGATAACGGAGAACTTGCCCTCGGGCGAAACGTTCTGGTAGCGTTTATGCCCTGGGAAGGATACAACTATGAGGATGCTATTCTGATCAGCGAGAAGCTGGTGAAAGAAGATTATTTTACGTCCATTCATATTGAGGAATACGAAGCAGATGCCCGGGATACCAAACTTGGGCCTGAAGAGATTACCAGAGATATTCCAAACGTCGGAGAAGATGTTTTGAAAGATCTTGACGAACGTGGTATTATCCGGATCGGTGCCGAAGTGCGCCCTGGAGATATCTTAGTGGGCAAGGTTACTCCGAAAGGGGAAACGGAGCTTACGGCTGAAGAACGCCTGCTAAGAGCAATCTTTGGTGAGAAAGCCAGAGAAGTCAGGGATACTTCTTTACGTGTTCCGCATGGCGAGGCCGGAAAAGTTGTTGATGTTAAAGTATTTAAGCGCGAGAACGGCGATGAACTGGCCCCTGGGGTCAACCAACTCGTAAGAGTCTATATTGCCCAGAAACGTAAGATATCCGTCGGCGATAAAATGGCTGGAAGACACGGAAACAAAGGGGTTATTTCCAGAATTATGCGCCAGGAGGATATGCCTTTCATGCCGGACGGCACGCCGATTGAAATCGTTCTGAATCCGCTCGGTGTTCCATCTCGTATGAATATCGGACAGGTTCTGGAAACCCATCTTGGTTGGGCGGCGAAAGCACTGGGCATGTATATTGCCACACCGGTTTTTGACGGAGCCAGAGAAGATGATGTCTTTGATACCTTGAGAAAGGCCGGACTTCCCGGACATGGAAAATCCGTTCTTTATGACGGCCGTACCGGTGAGCCTTTTGATAATGAAGTTACTGTTGGCTACATGTATATGCTGAAACTTCACCATCTTGTTGATGACAAGATCCATGCCCGTTCTACAGGTCCGTACTCGCTGGTCACCCAGCAGCCGCTCGGCGGTAAAGCGCAGTTCGGCGGTCAACGCTTCGGAGAGATGGAAGTTTGGGCACTTGAAGCTTATGGCGCATCGTTTACGCTGCAGGAGATACTTACTGTTAAGTCCGATGATGTGGTAGGTAGGGTCAAGACCTACGAAGCAATTGTCAAAGGTGAGAATATTCCTGAGCCGGGCGTGCCAGAATCATTTAAGGTACTCATCAAGGAATTGCAGAGCCTTGGACTTGATGTTTCCGTACTTTCGGAAGAAGATCAGGAAATTGAAATTAAGGATCTGGATGATGATGTCACAGAAGCTGCCCATGAACTGGGAATGGATGATCAGTATTCCGTGATTGATGTCAATGACGAAAGCGGCATTGGCTATGATAATGAAGATGAGACTCTTGATGAAGATTTGGATGGCGATTTGAATGACAAAACTGAAGATTTCCCTGTCCTGAGTGTTCCCGAGTCTGACCTTGGTAATGATCTTGTTAATGATCTGGACAATGATTTCAGCGACAACATGGATGACGATTTTGATCCGGATTACAAGTAA
- the rpoC gene encoding DNA-directed RNA polymerase subunit beta' yields the protein MRIGLASPEMIRKWSYGEVKKPETINYRTLKPEREGLFCEKIFGPTRDWECHCGKYKRVRYKGIICDRCGVEVTRSKVRRERMGHIELAAPVSHIWYFKGIPSRMGLLLDMSPRSLEKVLYFVAYIVVDPKDTSLMKKQLLTETEYREAREKYGSGFKAEMGAEAIKALLAEIDLDKLNEELRTELKEVSGQRKIRAIRRLEVVEAFKQSGNSPEWMVLDAIPVIPPELRPMVQLDGGRFATSDLNDLYRRVINRNNRLKKLLDLGAPDIIVRNEKRMLQEAVDALIDNGRRGRPVTGPGNRPLKSLSDMLKGKQGRFRQNLLGKRVDYSGRSVIVVGPTLKLSQCGLPKEMAIELFKPFVMKNLVNEGYAHNIKSAKRMVERVRPEVWDVLEKVIAEHPVLLNRAPTLHRLGIQAFEPILVEGKALQIHPLVCTAYNADFDGDQMAVHVPLSAEAQSEARLLMLSAHNILNPKDGRPVASPTKDMVLGCYYLTMERPGALGEGKIFKDLDEAVLAYNSKAVHLQALIKVRKDGELLETTTGRLIFNTVIPEEAGYINEMVTKKSLDKIVAKTYRFCGYEKTALLLDGIKNLGFKFSTRAGVTVGIDDIQVPEVKRTILAEADIAVAKTEQQYRRGLITDEERKILVIEIWTKANDSVTKALMESLDKFNPVYMMANSGARGNIQQLRQLAGMRGLMADPSGRTIELPIKANFREGLTVLEYFISSHGARKGLADTALRTADSGYLTRRLVDVSQDVIVREDDCGSDKGIMVEDIKEGSEMIEKLEERLVGRFLVREIRHPETGELLASPDYEISEEQAKAIADVYDKVEIRSVLNCKTRYGVCKKCYGRNLATGRQVEIGEAVGIIAAQSIGEPGTQLTMRTFHTGGVAGDDITQGLPRVEELFEARKPKGQAIISEISGTITIREVKGRREVEVTSETGEQGIYTIPFGSRLKVKNGQVISPGDELTEGSINPHDTLKIKGIIGVQVYLLGEVQRVYRLQGVDINDKHIEVMVRQMLRKVKIEEAGDTSLLPGGLIDIFEFEEENAKVLQEGGEPAECRPVLLGITKASLATDSFLSAASFQETTRVLTEAAIKGKVDPLIGLKENVIIGKLIPAGTGMSKYRTLKVTDSGALQSRTEV from the coding sequence ATGCGTATCGGGTTGGCTTCTCCGGAGATGATCCGCAAATGGTCCTATGGGGAAGTAAAAAAACCTGAAACCATTAATTACCGCACCTTAAAGCCCGAAAGAGAAGGTCTTTTCTGTGAAAAAATATTTGGCCCTACCCGTGACTGGGAGTGCCACTGCGGTAAATATAAGAGAGTCCGTTATAAAGGCATTATTTGTGACCGATGCGGTGTTGAAGTAACGAGGTCTAAAGTCCGCCGCGAGAGAATGGGACATATTGAGCTGGCTGCGCCGGTTTCCCATATCTGGTACTTCAAAGGGATTCCGAGCAGAATGGGGCTTCTGCTGGACATGTCACCGCGTTCCCTGGAAAAAGTTCTATATTTTGTCGCGTATATCGTTGTTGATCCAAAGGATACCTCCCTGATGAAAAAACAGCTTCTTACCGAGACAGAATACCGGGAGGCCAGGGAAAAATACGGCAGTGGCTTCAAGGCAGAGATGGGTGCTGAGGCCATCAAGGCGTTATTGGCCGAGATTGATCTAGATAAACTGAACGAAGAACTTCGCACCGAGCTTAAGGAAGTGTCCGGTCAGCGAAAAATCAGGGCGATCAGACGTCTGGAGGTTGTCGAAGCATTTAAACAGTCCGGAAACAGTCCGGAATGGATGGTTCTTGATGCGATCCCGGTTATTCCACCAGAACTGCGGCCGATGGTTCAGCTGGACGGCGGAAGGTTTGCAACCTCCGACCTGAATGATCTGTACCGCAGGGTTATTAATAGAAATAACAGGCTGAAAAAGCTTCTTGACCTTGGCGCTCCGGATATTATTGTCCGGAACGAAAAAAGAATGCTTCAAGAAGCTGTTGACGCACTGATTGACAATGGCCGTCGCGGACGGCCTGTTACCGGACCCGGCAACAGGCCGCTAAAATCGTTAAGTGATATGCTGAAAGGTAAGCAGGGAAGATTCCGTCAGAACCTTTTAGGAAAACGTGTTGACTATTCCGGTCGTTCTGTTATCGTTGTAGGGCCGACACTGAAGCTTTCCCAGTGCGGGTTGCCGAAAGAGATGGCGATTGAGCTGTTTAAGCCTTTCGTGATGAAAAACTTAGTTAATGAGGGTTATGCTCATAATATTAAAAGCGCCAAGCGAATGGTGGAAAGGGTAAGACCGGAAGTATGGGATGTCCTGGAAAAAGTCATTGCTGAGCATCCAGTGCTCCTGAACCGTGCCCCAACGCTGCACAGACTTGGAATTCAGGCTTTTGAGCCTATCCTTGTCGAAGGTAAGGCTCTGCAGATTCACCCGCTCGTTTGTACGGCTTACAATGCTGACTTCGATGGGGACCAGATGGCGGTTCACGTGCCGCTTTCCGCTGAGGCCCAGTCTGAAGCTCGGCTGCTGATGCTGTCTGCGCACAATATCCTGAACCCGAAAGACGGACGCCCGGTAGCTTCACCAACCAAAGATATGGTTCTGGGCTGCTACTATCTGACAATGGAAAGACCTGGAGCCCTTGGGGAAGGCAAGATCTTCAAGGATCTGGATGAAGCGGTTCTGGCGTACAATTCCAAAGCTGTCCATCTTCAAGCCTTGATCAAGGTGCGCAAGGATGGAGAACTTCTGGAGACAACGACAGGAAGACTCATTTTCAATACCGTTATTCCTGAAGAAGCCGGTTATATAAACGAAATGGTCACTAAGAAGTCTTTAGATAAAATTGTTGCCAAGACTTACCGTTTTTGTGGTTACGAGAAGACAGCCTTATTGCTGGACGGAATAAAAAATCTAGGCTTTAAGTTTTCGACACGAGCCGGAGTCACGGTCGGTATTGACGATATCCAGGTTCCCGAAGTCAAGAGAACGATTCTGGCCGAGGCGGATATTGCTGTTGCCAAGACCGAACAGCAGTACCGACGAGGTCTTATTACCGATGAGGAGCGCAAGATCCTTGTTATCGAAATCTGGACTAAAGCCAATGATTCCGTAACGAAAGCTTTGATGGAATCACTGGATAAGTTTAATCCGGTTTATATGATGGCCAATTCCGGAGCGCGTGGTAATATTCAGCAGCTGCGTCAGCTGGCAGGGATGCGCGGACTGATGGCAGACCCGTCAGGCCGAACGATTGAACTGCCTATTAAAGCCAACTTCCGTGAAGGCCTGACTGTGTTGGAATACTTTATCTCTTCGCACGGTGCGCGTAAAGGTTTGGCCGACACCGCACTCAGAACTGCCGACTCCGGGTATCTGACCCGCAGACTCGTCGATGTATCCCAGGATGTCATTGTCCGGGAGGATGATTGCGGCTCCGATAAAGGCATTATGGTCGAAGACATCAAGGAAGGCAGTGAAATGATCGAAAAACTGGAAGAACGTCTGGTAGGACGCTTCCTGGTAAGAGAGATCCGTCATCCTGAAACAGGCGAACTGCTGGCTTCTCCCGATTACGAAATCAGTGAAGAACAAGCTAAAGCGATTGCTGATGTTTATGACAAAGTTGAGATAAGGTCCGTGCTGAACTGTAAGACCCGTTACGGCGTTTGCAAGAAATGCTACGGCAGAAACCTTGCCACCGGACGTCAGGTTGAAATCGGCGAAGCAGTCGGCATTATCGCTGCCCAATCTATCGGTGAACCTGGAACCCAGCTTACGATGCGTACTTTCCACACCGGTGGTGTTGCTGGAGACGACATTACTCAGGGTCTGCCGAGGGTAGAGGAACTGTTTGAAGCACGCAAGCCCAAAGGCCAGGCGATTATCTCCGAAATCAGTGGCACGATTACGATCAGAGAAGTCAAAGGCCGCAGAGAAGTGGAAGTCACGAGCGAAACCGGGGAACAAGGAATCTATACCATACCGTTTGGTTCCCGCCTCAAAGTCAAGAATGGCCAGGTCATTTCCCCTGGTGACGAATTGACCGAAGGCAGCATTAACCCTCATGATACGCTGAAGATCAAGGGAATAATCGGTGTACAGGTCTATCTGCTCGGAGAAGTGCAGCGGGTATACCGTCTGCAGGGCGTTGATATCAATGACAAGCATATCGAGGTGATGGTCCGGCAGATGCTCAGAAAAGTTAAGATAGAAGAAGCCGGAGACACCAGCCTTCTACCCGGCGGACTGATCGATATCTTCGAGTTTGAGGAGGAAAACGCGAAAGTCTTGCAGGAAGGCGGAGAACCTGCTGAATGCCGTCCGGTTCTGCTCGGAATTACCAAGGCTTCTCTCGCTACCGATTCCTTCCTCTCGGCAGCATCCTTCCAGGAGACAACCAGAGTACTCACGGAAGCTGCTATTAAAGGAAAAGTCGATCCGTTGATTGGCCTGAAAGAGAATGTCATCATCGGAAAACTAATCCCTGCCGGTACCGGGATGTCCAAATACCGCACCCTGAAGGTCACAGACAGCGGGGCCCTTCAGTCCAGGACTGAAGTGTAG
- the rplK gene encoding 50S ribosomal protein L11: MAKKVIGLVKLAITAGKANPAPPVGPALGQHGVNIMGFCKEYNERTKDQAGLIIPAEITIYEDRSFTFVLKTPPASVLLKKAANIPSGSAVPNKQKVAKVTKDQVREIAEQKMKDLNAASIEAAMRMVEGTARSMGIDIV; this comes from the coding sequence ATGGCAAAGAAAGTTATTGGGCTGGTAAAATTGGCAATCACCGCAGGTAAGGCAAATCCGGCACCTCCGGTTGGTCCTGCTTTGGGTCAGCACGGTGTTAATATCATGGGCTTCTGCAAAGAATACAATGAAAGAACGAAGGATCAGGCTGGACTGATCATTCCTGCAGAGATTACGATTTATGAAGACCGTTCCTTTACTTTTGTTCTGAAGACTCCGCCGGCATCCGTATTGCTTAAGAAGGCAGCCAACATTCCGTCTGGTTCCGCTGTTCCGAACAAGCAAAAGGTTGCGAAAGTGACCAAAGATCAGGTTAGGGAAATTGCTGAACAAAAGATGAAAGACTTAAATGCAGCAAGCATTGAAGCTGCAATGCGTATGGTCGAAGGTACTGCACGCAGTATGGGAATCGATATTGTTTGA
- the rplA gene encoding 50S ribosomal protein L1: MPKRGKKYLDALKAFDNQAVFEPAEAIGVVKTNAKAKFDETVEVAFKLGIDTRHADQQIRGAVVLPHGTGKTLSVLVFAKGDKAKEAEAAGADFVGAEEMVEKIQQGWFGFDVAVATPDMMGTVGKLGKLLGPKGLMPNPKTGTVSFDVERAVKEIKAGKVEYRADKAGIIHVPIGKVSFDQDKLMDNYKTIAEVVTKAKPAAAKGQYVRSVTVSSTMGPGVKINPLKIV, translated from the coding sequence ATGCCAAAAAGAGGTAAGAAATACCTTGATGCTTTAAAAGCATTTGATAATCAGGCTGTGTTTGAGCCGGCCGAAGCAATTGGTGTTGTAAAAACCAATGCCAAAGCAAAATTTGATGAGACAGTTGAAGTTGCTTTCAAATTGGGAATCGATACCCGCCATGCTGATCAGCAAATCCGCGGAGCGGTTGTTCTTCCACATGGAACAGGCAAAACTTTAAGTGTACTTGTTTTTGCCAAGGGAGACAAAGCCAAAGAAGCCGAAGCTGCCGGCGCTGATTTTGTCGGAGCTGAAGAAATGGTTGAGAAAATCCAACAGGGCTGGTTTGGTTTTGACGTTGCTGTAGCGACACCGGATATGATGGGTACTGTCGGTAAGCTGGGTAAGCTTTTGGGACCTAAGGGCCTCATGCCGAACCCGAAGACCGGAACTGTATCGTTCGATGTCGAAAGAGCAGTTAAAGAAATTAAAGCCGGTAAAGTGGAATACAGGGCTGATAAAGCCGGTATTATTCATGTACCGATCGGCAAGGTTTCTTTTGATCAGGATAAGCTGATGGACAACTACAAAACCATTGCCGAAGTTGTCACAAAAGCAAAACCTGCAGCTGCCAAAGGACAGTATGTCCGTAGCGTAACGGTATCTTCCACCATGGGACCAGGAGTGAAAATCAATCCTTTGAAAATTGTCTAA
- the rplJ gene encoding 50S ribosomal protein L10, whose product MPNFEEKQKVVEDIKQKFEGANGVILADYRGLTVSQVTNLRVELRQAGIEYRVLKNTMVRRAADEIGITGLDEFLEGPTALAFSADPVAPAKILSEFSKKNKSLTIKAGVLDGKVINAEKVKDLANLPSREVLLSQVLAGMQGPLQGMVNVLQGPIRKFGYALEEVRKLKEAQA is encoded by the coding sequence ATGCCAAATTTTGAAGAGAAGCAAAAAGTTGTTGAAGATATCAAACAGAAGTTTGAAGGTGCAAACGGAGTGATTCTGGCAGACTACAGAGGTCTGACGGTATCGCAGGTGACCAATTTGAGAGTAGAACTGCGCCAGGCCGGTATTGAATACCGCGTATTGAAAAATACAATGGTTCGCCGGGCTGCAGATGAAATCGGGATTACCGGTTTGGATGAATTTCTGGAAGGTCCTACTGCTTTAGCCTTTTCTGCAGATCCTGTTGCTCCTGCGAAGATTCTCAGTGAATTCAGCAAGAAAAACAAGAGCCTGACCATTAAGGCGGGGGTTCTTGACGGCAAGGTCATTAACGCTGAAAAAGTAAAAGATCTCGCAAATCTTCCGTCCAGAGAAGTTCTTCTTTCCCAAGTACTTGCTGGAATGCAAGGCCCGCTTCAAGGAATGGTCAATGTTCTGCAAGGGCCTATCCGCAAATTTGGTTATGCTTTGGAAGAAGTTCGTAAACTTAAAGAAGCCCAGGCATAG
- a CDS encoding amidohydrolase family protein → MSNPDYPNIFDAHAHIFPQKVAPRAVDSILSFYDELIQDMEPGKGTASDLIASGAGVGINRFLISSTATRTEQVESINDFIASVCTDSRFVGFGTMHPEFPNPQLEIERVLSLGLKGLKLHPDFQEYNIDDPSLFPIYEAAEGKLPILFHVGDTRTDYSNPHRLAHILKMFPDLVVIAAHLGGWSLWDDFDHSLFERNVYIDTSSSLMLIEKETAVDIIRSHGIDKVLFGTDYPMWSPEAELERFLSLGLTKEENQKILWENGRKLFGLQP, encoded by the coding sequence ATGTCCAATCCAGATTATCCAAACATTTTTGATGCCCATGCCCATATTTTTCCGCAGAAAGTAGCTCCCAGGGCAGTCGATTCCATCTTGTCCTTCTACGACGAACTTATTCAAGATATGGAGCCTGGAAAAGGAACCGCCTCCGATCTGATCGCTTCCGGCGCAGGCGTCGGGATCAACCGCTTTTTGATTTCCTCGACCGCTACGAGAACAGAACAAGTCGAGTCAATCAACGATTTCATTGCCAGTGTTTGCACCGATTCGCGGTTCGTCGGCTTCGGCACCATGCATCCTGAATTTCCTAATCCTCAACTGGAAATCGAGCGGGTACTTTCACTCGGTTTAAAAGGTTTAAAGCTTCACCCGGATTTTCAGGAATATAACATTGACGATCCATCTTTATTTCCTATATACGAGGCAGCAGAAGGCAAATTGCCTATCCTTTTTCATGTCGGAGATACGCGCACGGATTACTCCAATCCGCACAGACTTGCCCACATTCTGAAAATGTTTCCCGATTTGGTGGTCATTGCAGCCCATCTGGGCGGCTGGAGTCTGTGGGATGATTTTGACCACAGCCTGTTTGAGCGAAATGTCTACATCGACACGTCCAGCTCTCTGATGTTAATAGAAAAAGAAACAGCTGTTGATATTATTCGCTCCCATGGCATTGATAAAGTACTGTTTGGCACGGATTACCCAATGTGGTCACCCGAAGCCGAACTTGAGCGTTTCCTATCACTTGGCCTGACGAAAGAGGAAAACCAGAAAATCCTCTGGGAAAACGGCAGAAAACTGTTTGGCCTGCAGCCGTAA
- the nusG gene encoding transcription termination/antitermination protein NusG: MTKNWYVIHTYSGYENKVKTNLEKRVESMNMEDKIFRVLVPMEDEIEIKNGKKKISKRKVFPGYVLVEMDMTDDSWYVVRNTPGVTGFVGSGSKPIPLLDHEVAVILRQMGLEKIRTKIDVVVGQSVRVISGPFKDFIGVVKEVLEEKQKVRVSVSMFGRETPVELEFGQVEKLD, from the coding sequence ATGACGAAGAACTGGTATGTTATTCACACTTATTCCGGATATGAGAACAAGGTGAAAACAAATCTGGAAAAACGCGTGGAATCCATGAATATGGAGGATAAAATTTTTCGCGTTTTAGTTCCTATGGAAGACGAGATCGAAATAAAGAACGGCAAGAAAAAAATCTCCAAACGCAAGGTGTTTCCAGGTTACGTTCTAGTGGAGATGGACATGACTGACGACTCTTGGTATGTGGTCCGCAATACACCTGGGGTGACCGGGTTTGTAGGAAGCGGCAGCAAACCGATTCCGCTTCTGGATCATGAGGTCGCTGTTATTTTACGCCAAATGGGACTCGAGAAAATCCGCACCAAGATTGACGTTGTTGTCGGGCAGTCTGTCCGGGTCATTTCCGGTCCGTTCAAAGACTTTATTGGTGTTGTGAAAGAAGTCCTCGAAGAAAAGCAAAAAGTCAGAGTCTCGGTTTCCATGTTTGGGAGAGAGACGCCGGTCGAACTTGAGTTTGGGCAAGTGGAAAAGCTTGACTAA